In Coregonus clupeaformis isolate EN_2021a chromosome 15, ASM2061545v1, whole genome shotgun sequence, one genomic interval encodes:
- the LOC121582519 gene encoding WW domain-binding protein 1 isoform X1, with the protein MPQKTLGSIVGLLCTGTWLVQGKEFCFGVNNEQYRCEMGYCCGETECCTYYYELWWFWLVWTLIIMLSCCCAYRHRRVKMRLQQEQRQREISLMAYQGASSSFISPPPLNLRFWTDCKLPDYEEVVGHPPTPPPPYSEIPPGTTPAILLPPIQSEAAVVLEPPIEDIPREEQASSSSADQESASAPSQSERPLEEELMTRRRHVTGDSGIEVCVCQLDEGSGPEEDEERVCQGARGDCCSASEHHHNIRHKERTPEPQPKGQTASTGDRLV; encoded by the exons ATGCCACAGAAAACACTGGGATCCATTGTAGGTCTGCTTTGCACCGGGACCTGGTTGGTACAG GGAAAGGAGTTCTGTTTTGGAGTGAACAATGAGCAATACCGGTGTGAGATGGGCTACTGCTGCGGGGAGACCGAGTGCTGCACTTACTACTATGAGCTGTGGT GGTTCTGGCTGGTGTGGACCCTCATCATAATGCTGAGTTGCTGCTGTGCCTACCGTCACCGTCGGGTCAAGATGCGGCTGCAGCAGGAACAGCGCCAGCGCGAAATCAGCCTTATGGCCTACCAGGGCGCTTCCAGCTCTTTcatctcccctccacccctcaacTTGA GGTTCTGGACAGACTGCAAGCTTCCTGACTATGAAGAGGTGGTGGGTCATCCCCCGACTCCCCCTCCACCTTACTCCGAGATCCCCCCAGGGACCACCCCTGCCATCCTACTGCCCCCCATCCAATCAGAAGCTGCCGTGGTGCTGGAGCCCCCAATAGAGGACATTCCAAGAGAGGAGCAGGCCTCTAGTTCCTCAGCAGACCAGGAATCTGCGTCTgcgcccagccaatcagaacgaCCGCTGGAGGAGGAGCTGATGACCCGGCGCAGGCATGTGACGGGCGACTCGGGgatcgaggtgtgtgtgtgccaacTGGACGAGGGCTCTGGGccggaggaggacgaggagcgggTGTGTCAGGGGGCCAGGGGGGACTGCTGCTCTGCCTCTGAGCACCACCACAACATCAGACACAAAGAGAGAACCCCTGAGCCTCAGCCCAAGGGCCAGACCGCCAGCACCGGAGACCGCCTGGTCTGA
- the LOC121582519 gene encoding WW domain binding protein 1-like isoform X2 yields MPQKTLGSIVGLLCTGTWLVQGKEFCFGVNNEQYRCEMGYCCGETECCTYYYELWWFWTDCKLPDYEEVVGHPPTPPPPYSEIPPGTTPAILLPPIQSEAAVVLEPPIEDIPREEQASSSSADQESASAPSQSERPLEEELMTRRRHVTGDSGIEVCVCQLDEGSGPEEDEERVCQGARGDCCSASEHHHNIRHKERTPEPQPKGQTASTGDRLV; encoded by the exons ATGCCACAGAAAACACTGGGATCCATTGTAGGTCTGCTTTGCACCGGGACCTGGTTGGTACAG GGAAAGGAGTTCTGTTTTGGAGTGAACAATGAGCAATACCGGTGTGAGATGGGCTACTGCTGCGGGGAGACCGAGTGCTGCACTTACTACTATGAGCTGTGGT GGTTCTGGACAGACTGCAAGCTTCCTGACTATGAAGAGGTGGTGGGTCATCCCCCGACTCCCCCTCCACCTTACTCCGAGATCCCCCCAGGGACCACCCCTGCCATCCTACTGCCCCCCATCCAATCAGAAGCTGCCGTGGTGCTGGAGCCCCCAATAGAGGACATTCCAAGAGAGGAGCAGGCCTCTAGTTCCTCAGCAGACCAGGAATCTGCGTCTgcgcccagccaatcagaacgaCCGCTGGAGGAGGAGCTGATGACCCGGCGCAGGCATGTGACGGGCGACTCGGGgatcgaggtgtgtgtgtgccaacTGGACGAGGGCTCTGGGccggaggaggacgaggagcgggTGTGTCAGGGGGCCAGGGGGGACTGCTGCTCTGCCTCTGAGCACCACCACAACATCAGACACAAAGAGAGAACCCCTGAGCCTCAGCCCAAGGGCCAGACCGCCAGCACCGGAGACCGCCTGGTCTGA